One Gimesia aquarii DNA segment encodes these proteins:
- a CDS encoding arylsulfatase → MNQRLFFILAVLCGVSLFASDVSQAYAKQKPNIILIMADDLGYAELGCYGQTKIKTPHIDQLAAEGMKFTQAYAGSMVCQPSRSVLMTGQHTGHTAIRANDLNQLLYEQDKTVAEVLKDAGYATGIFGKWGLGYEGTPGHPNRQGFDQFTGQLLQVHAHFYYPFWIWRNDKKVMLPENENNQRGNYIHDLIHEDAKDFIRKNQNQPFFAYLPYIIPHVELVVPEESEHPYRGKFPKTQILDPRPGYIGSEDGLVTFAGMVSRLDDHVGEIVEMLEEMGIRDNTLIIFTSDNGGQGGTWKGMTDFFNGNAPLKGYKGTMYEGGLRVPFVVNWPGKVAPGTTSDLQIAFWDILPTFAQITGTNVPKGVDIDGISFLPTLLGKGNQKKHKYLYWEYTKGEMRSRALRMGDWKAVQNRMKNSIELYDLGKDVGETKNLAKQNPEKLKEMEQIMQQAHTKPRDFPQTLKPVGIKGYVK, encoded by the coding sequence ATGAATCAACGGTTATTTTTTATTCTGGCAGTGCTATGTGGGGTGAGTTTGTTTGCCTCAGATGTCTCACAAGCTTATGCAAAACAAAAACCAAACATCATTTTGATTATGGCCGATGATTTGGGCTACGCTGAGTTGGGGTGTTATGGTCAAACAAAAATCAAAACGCCCCATATAGATCAACTGGCAGCAGAGGGCATGAAATTCACACAGGCTTATGCGGGTTCCATGGTTTGTCAGCCTTCGCGAAGCGTTTTAATGACGGGACAACATACCGGTCATACTGCTATTCGCGCGAACGACCTGAACCAATTACTTTACGAGCAAGATAAAACCGTCGCAGAAGTACTAAAAGATGCTGGCTATGCAACGGGCATCTTTGGAAAGTGGGGGCTCGGTTACGAAGGGACTCCAGGTCATCCCAATCGTCAGGGATTTGATCAATTCACCGGACAATTACTCCAGGTACATGCTCATTTTTATTACCCCTTTTGGATATGGCGAAATGATAAAAAAGTTATGCTTCCCGAAAACGAAAATAATCAACGGGGAAATTACATTCATGATTTAATCCATGAAGATGCGAAAGATTTTATTCGCAAAAATCAAAATCAACCTTTCTTTGCTTATCTACCCTACATCATCCCGCACGTAGAGCTGGTTGTGCCAGAAGAGTCCGAGCATCCTTATCGTGGGAAATTTCCTAAAACACAAATCCTTGATCCACGTCCTGGCTATATTGGATCAGAGGATGGGTTGGTAACGTTTGCAGGGATGGTCTCTCGATTAGACGATCATGTGGGTGAGATCGTAGAGATGTTGGAAGAAATGGGAATACGAGATAATACTTTGATTATCTTTACATCAGACAATGGCGGGCAGGGGGGCACCTGGAAGGGCATGACTGACTTCTTTAACGGAAATGCACCACTTAAAGGTTATAAAGGAACAATGTATGAAGGTGGTTTGCGTGTACCTTTCGTTGTCAATTGGCCTGGCAAAGTCGCTCCCGGAACAACCTCAGATCTGCAAATTGCGTTTTGGGATATCCTGCCTACCTTTGCACAGATTACCGGGACTAATGTTCCAAAAGGAGTCGATATTGATGGGATTTCTTTTTTGCCAACTCTGTTAGGCAAGGGAAATCAGAAAAAACACAAATACCTTTATTGGGAATATACCAAAGGTGAAATGCGTTCGAGAGCACTTCGGATGGGAGATTGGAAGGCTGTTCAAAACCGAATGAAAAATTCGATAGAACTCTATGATTTAGGAAAAGATGTTGGTGAAACAAAAAATCTTGCCAAACAAAATCCAGAAAAATTGAAGGAGATGGAGCAGATTATGCAGCAAGCTCACACGAAGCCTCGCGACTTTCCTCAAACATTGAAACCCGTTGGTATTAAAGGTTACGTGAAGTAA
- a CDS encoding DUF1598 domain-containing protein: MRPKYPQVGSSVVSVVATIACLSIVLAVTFYLVNQQPEVTVEQAPEQIQAHIESPIVLEEQETVEATPAVTPDQVIETRQISPKEEVAAHLEAGEFGKAIETAETVADLHQRTLLLKMVVEAQLKSGDFVAALGTINRIPLADERTKAMGERAQAISLAGGAQLADFTQLIDLIQTQTSGLWEDTGEGEGSIRQFDSGVRVDPQGLLHHISKAELDGRLAALGIKARQADLNKNVAQNSQMRLISLTRLEKEVQQLIEEGRSPVETMKMLAGLTKVEYVFVYPEDQEVVIAGPAEAWIYNDQGLPVGIESGRPVLQLDDLVTVLRTFSDQGEEIFGCSFDPRPEGLARVKEFVAKSNARGPLRAGAGVRNWTKQLKNQLGVQDITLYGVPKTSRVARVLIEADYRMKLIGIGKMDAGDNIPSYFDLLAKQNTKDPQNLEALRWWLTMKYDSVLHNPQRTAYQVVGSSVLCQSENQIVTNEGQRLQTGQAEELNREFAANFTKHYQELAEQDLVYADLQNIFDLALVAALMRNEQLADRAGWEMGAFASTGAYRPAEFDPAHTVDTVINHRVYNGKDVVVQVAGGVRVDTGSVVKNQKNLKVSDQVGTVSKKSQAPALPVGRWWWDLAN; the protein is encoded by the coding sequence ATGCGCCCTAAATACCCTCAAGTAGGCTCCAGCGTTGTTTCAGTTGTTGCAACCATCGCCTGTTTATCCATTGTTCTGGCAGTCACATTTTATCTGGTAAATCAGCAACCGGAGGTGACCGTTGAACAAGCACCAGAACAAATTCAAGCTCACATAGAATCACCGATTGTGCTTGAAGAACAGGAAACAGTGGAAGCAACTCCTGCTGTTACACCTGATCAGGTCATTGAAACGCGCCAGATCTCTCCGAAAGAAGAAGTGGCAGCTCATTTGGAAGCGGGTGAATTCGGCAAAGCAATCGAAACCGCCGAAACCGTTGCCGACCTTCATCAACGAACTTTATTGTTGAAAATGGTCGTAGAAGCACAACTCAAATCGGGGGACTTTGTAGCCGCTCTGGGAACCATCAACCGTATCCCGCTGGCAGATGAACGAACAAAAGCCATGGGTGAACGGGCACAAGCAATCTCACTGGCCGGTGGGGCACAACTAGCTGACTTTACACAGTTGATCGACCTGATCCAAACACAGACCTCAGGACTCTGGGAAGATACCGGAGAAGGGGAAGGCTCCATCCGACAATTCGATAGTGGGGTTCGAGTTGATCCTCAAGGATTGTTACACCACATCAGTAAAGCAGAACTCGATGGTCGATTAGCGGCTCTGGGAATCAAAGCTCGTCAGGCAGACTTGAATAAAAACGTCGCACAAAACAGTCAAATGCGACTCATCTCACTGACGCGACTTGAAAAAGAAGTTCAGCAATTGATAGAAGAGGGACGTTCCCCTGTTGAAACCATGAAGATGTTGGCAGGCCTGACAAAAGTCGAATACGTCTTCGTCTATCCCGAAGATCAGGAAGTCGTCATTGCTGGTCCTGCGGAAGCTTGGATTTATAATGACCAGGGACTTCCGGTCGGCATCGAAAGTGGTCGACCAGTCCTGCAATTAGACGACTTAGTCACAGTTCTCAGAACTTTCTCTGATCAGGGAGAAGAAATCTTCGGTTGTTCATTCGATCCACGCCCTGAGGGTCTGGCTCGTGTGAAGGAATTCGTCGCCAAATCAAATGCACGTGGCCCATTACGTGCAGGAGCCGGTGTTCGAAACTGGACCAAACAACTCAAAAATCAATTAGGCGTGCAAGACATCACACTGTATGGCGTTCCCAAAACTTCGCGTGTGGCCCGTGTGCTGATCGAAGCCGACTACCGTATGAAGCTGATCGGTATTGGTAAAATGGATGCAGGGGATAATATTCCCAGCTACTTTGATTTACTGGCAAAGCAAAACACAAAAGACCCTCAAAACCTGGAAGCACTTCGTTGGTGGTTAACGATGAAATATGACTCTGTTTTGCACAATCCACAAAGAACTGCTTATCAAGTAGTCGGTTCTTCAGTCTTATGCCAGTCAGAAAATCAAATCGTCACGAATGAAGGTCAACGGCTGCAAACCGGTCAAGCAGAGGAATTAAACCGTGAATTCGCTGCTAACTTCACAAAGCATTATCAAGAACTGGCGGAACAAGATCTGGTCTATGCTGACCTGCAAAATATTTTCGATTTGGCTCTGGTTGCTGCTCTGATGCGAAATGAGCAGTTGGCAGACCGTGCTGGCTGGGAAATGGGAGCTTTTGCATCAACTGGCGCTTATCGTCCTGCGGAATTTGATCCGGCCCATACCGTTGACACAGTGATTAATCATCGTGTTTACAATGGAAAAGATGTCGTGGTACAAGTTGCTGGTGGTGTTCGTGTTGATACCGGTTCCGTTGTCAAAAATCAAAAAAATCTCAAAGTCTCAGATCAAGTGGGAACGGTTTCTAAAAAATCACAAGCTCCCGCTTTACCTGTTGGCCGATGGTGGTGGGATTTGGCTAACTAA
- the rlmB gene encoding 23S rRNA (guanosine(2251)-2'-O)-methyltransferase RlmB: protein MTLELKNPHSVLAALQTRPIDVTEIRLSAGSTQGNWSDVADEARGHRIPVVIKKSAPQKMKRKRSEDQGCRTTGSLALVKPRIPASLKTICAAEEEDGQSGLWLALDCIQDPHNIGAIFRTAAFFGVRGIVLTKDRSAPLNATVYDVASGGMEAVPFAVETNLSRAITEAKKTGIWIMGTSEHAKDDVSAFQRDRPWMVVIGNEEKGLRRLTRDQCDVICRLTPTGIVDSLNASVAAGIMIARFSPYGPDSK from the coding sequence GTGACTTTGGAGTTAAAAAATCCCCATAGCGTGCTGGCTGCATTGCAGACTCGCCCCATCGATGTCACAGAGATTCGTCTCTCTGCTGGCTCAACTCAAGGGAACTGGAGCGATGTTGCAGATGAAGCACGCGGTCACAGAATTCCGGTAGTCATCAAAAAATCTGCTCCGCAGAAAATGAAGAGAAAACGGTCCGAAGATCAGGGGTGTCGAACTACCGGTTCATTGGCTCTGGTTAAGCCGCGTATTCCTGCGTCATTAAAGACGATTTGTGCGGCAGAAGAAGAGGACGGACAGAGCGGTCTGTGGTTAGCTTTAGATTGTATTCAAGACCCACATAATATTGGTGCCATATTTCGCACCGCTGCTTTTTTTGGTGTCAGAGGGATTGTTCTCACCAAAGATCGTTCCGCACCCTTAAATGCCACGGTCTACGATGTTGCTTCCGGTGGCATGGAGGCAGTTCCCTTTGCTGTGGAAACAAATTTGAGTCGAGCGATTACTGAAGCAAAAAAGACCGGTATCTGGATTATGGGAACGTCCGAGCATGCGAAAGATGATGTGTCGGCATTTCAACGGGATCGTCCCTGGATGGTGGTGATCGGCAACGAAGAGAAGGGTTTGCGACGTTTAACACGAGACCAGTGCGATGTGATTTGTCGTCTTACGCCAACTGGAATTGTCGATTCTTTAAATGCTTCGGTTGCTGCCGGAATTATGATTGCGCGTTTTTCGCCTTATGGGCCTGACTCGAAATAA
- a CDS encoding ATP-binding protein, whose product MSYRAFKKLLGETNLERKCRFLFGGGLMVLITASFSLNTWLNNQVLDDQNVTSARLLVAPIILEKHWKWSETNDQYVLLIEKMAQSVKPQDLGDYSWAVFKANPSNTDSTERPIDSDGYAALERIEEGESEVFYRDEGEGKFQYYGAIHATESCVACHRLRDDPDLEEGGLIGIVNIRFPLQKMEQALAWNKAINLGSALITAFLAMLAAYAIVRYVIVKPVLHLKDVSDEIAHGNLDLRADIRTGDEFEELSYAFNRMLRHLVTVQEELRTVNTDLDTKVDELAQVNLRLYEMNKLKDEFLATMSHELRTPLNSILGFSDLLANSKDLEDKQKRYVGNIQMSGKNLLALINDVLDLAKIESGKMELQLSEIAIADLIERRVGTMQPLADKKNIEMTSEIDPKIPILFQDSIKIQQILNNLLSNAIKFTPEGGRVHISATLCADDPQMLDLVVEDTGIGIPLDEQENIFEKFRQGRSSSESKDALTRSFEGTGLGLSIIRELSKLLDGEVFLESEFGRGSKFTVKLPVRIIVPDDQLLSDLSDTSVGINRIKTSDLAEYSKEKLADNKHSETQSP is encoded by the coding sequence ATGTCTTACCGTGCCTTCAAAAAACTGCTGGGGGAAACCAATCTCGAACGAAAGTGTCGCTTTCTGTTTGGTGGCGGTTTGATGGTATTGATTACAGCCAGTTTTTCATTGAACACCTGGTTAAACAATCAAGTTCTTGATGACCAGAATGTCACATCAGCTCGGTTGTTAGTTGCGCCGATCATTCTGGAAAAACACTGGAAGTGGTCAGAAACGAACGATCAATATGTTCTGTTGATCGAAAAAATGGCTCAGTCGGTGAAACCTCAGGACCTGGGGGACTATAGTTGGGCTGTTTTCAAAGCCAATCCTTCCAATACCGATTCTACTGAGCGTCCAATCGACAGCGATGGTTATGCAGCTCTGGAACGGATTGAAGAAGGAGAGTCAGAAGTATTTTATCGGGATGAGGGTGAAGGAAAATTTCAATACTATGGAGCAATTCATGCAACTGAGTCCTGTGTTGCCTGCCATCGTCTACGAGATGATCCCGATTTAGAGGAAGGGGGATTGATTGGTATTGTGAATATTCGCTTCCCCTTACAAAAAATGGAACAGGCATTGGCCTGGAATAAAGCAATCAATTTAGGTTCTGCATTAATTACTGCGTTTCTTGCCATGCTGGCTGCTTATGCCATCGTACGATATGTCATTGTGAAACCCGTTCTGCATTTGAAAGATGTCAGTGATGAAATCGCACATGGAAATCTCGACTTACGAGCCGATATCCGTACGGGCGATGAATTTGAAGAGTTGAGTTATGCGTTTAACCGCATGTTGCGGCATCTGGTGACCGTTCAGGAAGAATTGAGAACAGTTAACACCGATTTAGATACGAAGGTTGATGAGTTAGCTCAGGTCAACTTGCGGCTTTATGAAATGAATAAATTGAAAGATGAATTTCTAGCAACGATGAGTCATGAGTTGCGAACTCCATTAAACAGTATTCTTGGATTCAGTGATCTGCTCGCGAATTCCAAAGATTTAGAAGACAAGCAAAAACGATATGTCGGCAATATTCAGATGTCTGGAAAGAATCTGCTGGCACTCATTAATGATGTTCTCGATCTTGCCAAGATTGAAAGTGGCAAAATGGAATTGCAACTTTCGGAAATCGCCATTGCAGATCTAATTGAACGACGTGTCGGCACGATGCAACCGTTAGCTGACAAAAAGAATATTGAAATGACTTCAGAAATCGACCCCAAGATTCCAATTCTCTTTCAGGATTCCATCAAGATTCAGCAAATTCTAAATAACTTACTTTCTAACGCCATCAAGTTCACTCCAGAAGGAGGACGAGTTCATATCTCTGCAACGCTTTGCGCAGATGATCCTCAAATGTTGGATCTTGTTGTTGAAGATACAGGAATTGGAATCCCGCTAGATGAACAGGAAAATATTTTCGAAAAATTCCGACAGGGTAGGTCTTCTTCAGAATCAAAAGATGCATTGACTCGCTCATTTGAGGGAACTGGTCTAGGACTTTCTATTATTCGCGAACTTTCAAAGTTACTGGATGGTGAAGTCTTTCTCGAAAGCGAGTTTGGTCGAGGAAGTAAGTTCACAGTCAAACTGCCAGTGAGGATAATTGTTCCCGATGACCAGCTACTTTCTGATTTAAGTGATACCTCTGTTGGGATCAATCGGATCAAAACTTCTGATTTGGCTGAGTACTCAAAAGAGAAACTTGCAGATAACAAACATTCTGAGACGCAAAGTCCTTGA
- the mutM gene encoding bifunctional DNA-formamidopyrimidine glycosylase/DNA-(apurinic or apyrimidinic site) lyase, whose translation MPELPEVETMVRGIREVVEGQVISDFRKCPCSCKPISLEPGLKSIRSRVIDQTIVSVRRLAKRVVLDLESEDSFVIEPRMTGLMLLSDPPDSGHLRLEWILRKRRSKTSLWFWDRRGLGTVRLYRKAELLTELGANKLGPDALVISLTDLKARCLKTSRAIKVALLDQKMIAGIGNLYASEILHLSQIHPERQANHLSISEVQKMHNAMKRILKTAIRYEGSTLGDGTYRNALNQSGGYQNHHRVYKQEGNACKSCKGAQIVRIVQAQRSTFYCPCCQAFKE comes from the coding sequence GTGCCAGAGCTACCGGAAGTTGAGACTATGGTTCGGGGGATTCGTGAAGTGGTGGAAGGTCAAGTCATTAGCGACTTTCGAAAATGCCCTTGTTCTTGCAAACCTATTTCGTTGGAGCCTGGATTGAAATCAATTCGATCTCGTGTCATCGACCAGACAATTGTCTCTGTTCGACGGTTGGCCAAACGTGTGGTGCTGGACCTTGAGAGTGAAGATTCATTTGTCATTGAGCCTCGTATGACTGGACTAATGTTGCTATCAGATCCACCAGATTCAGGTCACTTAAGATTGGAGTGGATTTTACGAAAAAGGAGATCCAAAACATCGCTTTGGTTTTGGGACCGTCGTGGCTTGGGAACGGTCCGACTTTACAGGAAAGCAGAGTTGTTAACTGAATTAGGAGCAAACAAGTTAGGTCCTGATGCCCTTGTGATTTCTCTAACAGATCTGAAGGCGCGTTGTTTGAAGACTAGCCGTGCAATCAAGGTCGCGTTGTTGGACCAAAAAATGATTGCAGGTATAGGTAACCTTTATGCCAGTGAAATCCTTCACTTAAGTCAGATCCATCCGGAGCGACAAGCGAACCATTTAAGCATCTCAGAAGTTCAGAAGATGCACAATGCAATGAAACGAATTCTAAAAACCGCAATACGCTATGAAGGCTCAACCCTGGGAGATGGTACTTATCGAAATGCACTCAATCAATCAGGTGGATATCAAAATCATCATCGAGTTTATAAGCAGGAAGGAAATGCTTGTAAATCATGTAAGGGAGCACAGATTGTTCGCATCGTACAGGCACAACGTTCTACGTTTTATTGTCCGTGTTGTCAGGCATTCAAAGAATAA
- a CDS encoding polysaccharide biosynthesis tyrosine autokinase, giving the protein MNTEFQPLENHSDFEFDGMEGNTPSNTSGPGVDIVRLLFRNKFLLISGLAVGLILGQAAYMKLGPIYSASTKVQVSQKNPVPIKEGEIQTFGELTAHIDVIKSPRIVGEAVKEAKLYNLPSLAGETDPTEEILGSLKVKRISGNDRAYLNILNILYENPRSQDAKIVTQAIVDAYQRYLHEVRQVNTNEIREQLDQANKQILTDLERKKKEYREFREDAPLYWENTPGSDAAVAGSTNVHQERVKAIDNERRLNLLKLTELKSKISSLKAAIASGESKETLELLAQQFLMGQTRGGQPGSTSSAGASISAPGTSNLERARTALETHLMPLLIQKNRLERDFGENHPDLDAVNRSIKTIVNLYRKQGIEISADNLNSGDFKLSNVKEADFVNIYLKSMEQQLKELHNREQELTKLFDEETELAKKIGNYQVVDQAYNEEIAQLKSQRDNIFKQLLVEKVSQGNSGYTLTQLSPVKDVLVIKRQLKFLLAGGAVGLGLVLAISFFREKQDTTLKSVDEIRNQLHLPVLGEVPTFDESVSIDDSECEFDRALWYYYRPSSKEAESFRSLRTSLLLKTDQSGAKVLQMTSAQPGDGKTTSISNLALAIAQTGRKVLIVDADLRRPTIHSLFGIVNGIGLGDVLSEEIDAQTAIRETRIKDLSLMTAGTLPENPSEMLMSKRFTHLLKQVRNDFDYVLVDTPPLAVVSDPSIVASSVDGVLLVVRVDKNRRGVIRKVQQIIQTNRINVTGILANGIYNGKSGKYRYRGSEGYHDYYLAPQQNNSPEPTVSVHTEVPG; this is encoded by the coding sequence GTGAATACAGAATTTCAACCACTGGAAAATCATTCTGATTTCGAATTCGATGGAATGGAAGGTAACACACCAAGTAATACTTCCGGACCAGGCGTTGATATTGTGCGGTTACTGTTTCGCAATAAGTTTCTACTCATTTCAGGGTTGGCTGTGGGCCTCATTTTGGGGCAGGCCGCTTATATGAAATTAGGCCCCATTTATTCTGCCAGCACTAAGGTTCAGGTTTCGCAAAAGAATCCTGTGCCGATCAAAGAAGGGGAAATTCAAACTTTCGGTGAATTAACGGCTCATATTGATGTCATCAAAAGTCCGCGGATTGTAGGTGAAGCTGTTAAGGAAGCAAAACTTTATAACTTACCATCGTTAGCTGGTGAGACTGATCCAACTGAAGAGATCCTTGGTTCTTTGAAAGTAAAACGCATTTCAGGGAACGACCGGGCCTATCTGAATATTTTGAATATCTTATACGAAAATCCGCGGTCTCAAGATGCGAAAATAGTGACTCAGGCAATTGTTGACGCCTATCAACGTTATTTGCATGAAGTCCGACAGGTAAATACGAATGAAATTAGAGAGCAACTCGATCAGGCAAATAAGCAAATACTTACCGATCTTGAACGAAAGAAAAAAGAGTACCGTGAATTTCGAGAAGATGCTCCCTTGTATTGGGAAAATACCCCTGGATCAGACGCAGCGGTGGCTGGTAGTACCAACGTGCATCAGGAGCGTGTTAAAGCCATCGATAATGAACGTCGACTCAATTTATTAAAACTAACAGAATTAAAATCCAAAATCAGTTCTCTAAAAGCGGCCATTGCCAGTGGTGAATCAAAAGAAACTCTTGAGTTGCTTGCTCAACAGTTTCTAATGGGGCAAACCCGCGGAGGGCAACCTGGTAGTACAAGTTCTGCAGGAGCCAGTATTTCCGCGCCAGGTACTTCAAATCTTGAGCGTGCGCGTACTGCACTCGAGACACATTTAATGCCGTTGTTGATTCAAAAGAATCGTCTGGAAAGAGATTTCGGTGAAAATCATCCCGACCTCGATGCAGTAAACCGAAGCATTAAAACGATCGTGAATCTCTATCGAAAGCAGGGGATTGAAATTTCAGCTGATAATCTCAACTCTGGGGATTTCAAACTATCAAATGTGAAAGAGGCTGATTTTGTTAATATCTATCTTAAGTCGATGGAGCAGCAATTAAAAGAACTTCACAATCGAGAACAGGAATTGACGAAGCTATTTGATGAAGAAACAGAACTCGCGAAGAAAATCGGAAACTATCAAGTAGTAGATCAGGCTTACAATGAAGAAATTGCACAACTGAAATCACAACGTGACAATATTTTTAAACAGTTGTTAGTCGAAAAAGTTTCCCAAGGGAACAGTGGTTATACATTAACTCAGCTTTCTCCTGTTAAAGATGTATTAGTGATTAAACGTCAGTTGAAATTTCTACTCGCCGGAGGTGCGGTGGGATTGGGATTGGTCCTGGCGATTTCGTTTTTCAGAGAAAAACAGGATACGACATTAAAATCTGTTGATGAAATCAGGAATCAGTTACATTTACCTGTCTTAGGTGAAGTGCCGACGTTTGATGAAAGTGTTAGCATTGATGACAGTGAATGTGAATTTGATCGTGCCTTATGGTATTACTATCGACCATCATCGAAGGAAGCAGAATCATTTCGCTCATTGCGGACTTCTTTGCTGCTGAAAACAGACCAGAGTGGTGCCAAAGTATTGCAAATGACGAGTGCACAACCGGGTGATGGGAAAACCACTTCTATTTCCAATTTGGCATTGGCGATTGCTCAGACAGGTCGCAAGGTCTTAATCGTTGATGCTGATTTACGGCGACCCACAATTCATAGTTTATTTGGAATTGTGAATGGAATCGGTTTAGGAGACGTTTTATCTGAGGAGATTGACGCGCAGACAGCAATCCGTGAAACTAGAATTAAAGATCTGTCTTTGATGACAGCAGGGACTCTTCCGGAAAATCCATCCGAGATGCTGATGTCTAAACGCTTTACCCATTTGTTAAAGCAAGTGCGTAATGACTTTGATTACGTTTTGGTTGACACCCCACCTTTGGCTGTTGTCAGCGACCCATCTATTGTTGCTTCTTCAGTAGATGGTGTGTTACTTGTTGTTCGTGTCGATAAGAATCGTCGGGGCGTGATTCGGAAAGTTCAACAGATCATTCAGACCAATAGAATCAACGTCACTGGAATTCTCGCCAATGGTATCTATAACGGAAAATCTGGTAAGTATCGCTATCGAGGAAGTGAAGGGTATCACGATTATTACCTCGCTCCTCAGCAAAATAACTCACCAGAACCTACTGTTTCCGTTCACACCGAAGTCCCCGGGTAA
- a CDS encoding SDR family oxidoreductase, whose amino-acid sequence MTNYLVTGGAGFIGSHLATRLVNEGHSVRVFDNLSTGALKNLEHIQDQVEFIQGDLRDLKAVEQATKGINVVFHQAALASVPRSVEHPLDTHEACVTGTIHVLDAARRSDVQRVVYAGSSSAYGNQQEMPKHEGQAPEVLSPYAAAKLAGELYCQAFANSYDLETVRIRYFNVFGPRQDPNSPYSAVIPLFASALLEGRQPVIFGDGTQSRDFTYIDNVVQANILASQADADKVSGNVYNVACGSSLNLIDLLKFICELLEKPYDPDFQPRRTGDVLHSWADISAAQRDLGYEPVVDIKEGLRRTITWYEQYIKSESKTCLGGC is encoded by the coding sequence GTGACAAATTATTTAGTAACCGGCGGCGCAGGGTTTATTGGTTCTCATCTGGCAACTCGTCTGGTCAATGAAGGCCATAGTGTACGTGTTTTCGATAATCTGAGCACTGGTGCTTTAAAGAATCTGGAGCATATCCAGGACCAAGTGGAATTCATTCAAGGCGACTTGCGAGATCTCAAGGCAGTTGAGCAAGCTACGAAAGGAATCAATGTCGTCTTTCATCAGGCGGCACTGGCTTCCGTACCGCGAAGTGTTGAACATCCTCTTGATACTCATGAGGCTTGTGTGACAGGGACGATTCATGTTTTAGATGCAGCACGTCGTTCAGATGTCCAACGCGTTGTGTATGCAGGTTCCAGTAGTGCCTATGGGAATCAGCAAGAAATGCCAAAGCATGAAGGCCAGGCACCGGAAGTGCTCTCTCCGTATGCGGCAGCGAAGCTGGCGGGAGAATTGTACTGTCAGGCTTTTGCGAATTCCTATGATCTAGAAACGGTTCGTATTCGATACTTCAATGTATTTGGACCGCGACAGGATCCTAACAGCCCCTATTCCGCCGTGATTCCCTTATTCGCTTCTGCGTTACTGGAAGGTCGCCAACCAGTAATATTTGGCGATGGAACACAATCCCGTGATTTTACATATATCGACAACGTCGTTCAGGCCAATATTCTGGCGTCACAGGCAGATGCTGATAAAGTTTCAGGGAATGTTTATAACGTTGCCTGTGGTAGCTCTTTGAATTTAATCGATCTTTTGAAGTTCATTTGTGAACTGTTGGAGAAACCGTACGATCCCGATTTTCAACCCCGGCGAACCGGGGACGTTTTGCATTCATGGGCTGATATTTCAGCTGCTCAGCGGGATCTGGGATATGAGCCTGTTGTTGATATCAAGGAAGGCTTACGAAGAACAATCACCTGGTACGAACAATATATTAAATCAGAGTCAAAGACTTGCCTGGGTGGTTGTTAA